The Cervus elaphus chromosome 21, mCerEla1.1, whole genome shotgun sequence genome window below encodes:
- the DENND3 gene encoding DENN domain-containing protein 3 isoform X3, with the protein MAEAAPHHPALPSGLLELCALLGAPRDSLPSPEQVAQRKGVKGPSSLDPAVLSVFVPPFVMKEDSQLAGMNCTTLGKNRKRSFRKKRERPRAELGKGVPGGPRGPDPEDVSIPNGVDLLALPQLCFPGGLCVASEPREDCVHFLVLTDVCGNRTYGVVAQYYRPLHDEYCFYNGKTHWEASGLGGSAAGCFVPFAVCVVSRFPYYNALKDCLSCLLTHLKFCKDFEVDNHIKDFAAKLCLIPSPPPGPLHLIFNMKPLQIVFPSRADPESPLIDLDLHLPLLCFRPEKVLQILACLLTEQRVVFFSSSWALLTLVAECFMAYLHPLQWQHTFVPILSGQMLDFLMAPTSFLMGCHLDHFEEVSKEADGLILINIDNGNITYSNDEEVDVPDIPLLAAQTFIQRVQSLQLHHELDLAHLCTSTDVNEGRASRRAWQQQLNCQIQQMTLQLLVSIFREVKNHLNYEHRVFNSEEFLKTRALGDQQFYKQVLDTYMFHAFLKARLSRRMDAFAQMDLHTQSEEDRINGMLLSPRRPTIEKMASRKSSAPHAAHRRMVVSMPNLQDITVPELPPRNSSLRKIQTMECGSSCTVLDVPPKSTHTFKIPEIHFPLVAQCVQAFYTDCVAQLSKAMGSLAPENSVLLARYFYLRGLVQLMQGHLLGALLDFQSLYKTDMRIFPADLVQTTVESLSAPERTQAERTPELRRLISEVMDRPVDTPKADDRVKNFELPKKHMQLDDFVKRVQESGIVKDAGVIHRLFEALTVGHQKQIDPETFKDFYNCWKEAEAEAQEVSLPLSVMEQLDKNECVYKLSRSVKTNRGVGKIAMTQKRLFLLTEGRPGYVEISTFRNIEDVRSTMATFLLLRIPTLKIKTASKKEVFEANLKTECDLWHLMVKEMWAGRKLADDHKDPQYVQQALTHILLMDAVVGTLQSPGAIYAASKLSYFDRMKNEMPMAVPKTTSETLKHKINPSAGETAPQAIDVLLYTPGHLDPAEKVEDAHPKLWCALNEGKVIVFDASSWTIHQHCFRVGTSRLNCMVMAEQSQVWVGSEDSVIYIINIHSMSCNKQLTDHRSSVTGLAVQDGVQATSTVYSCSTDGTVLAWNASSLRVTGRFQVPGGGLSAIRLHGGRLWCCTGDSILVVNMNGSPCQELKIDGSFKETGTSFLGFQLMPEQEQLWAACAGYPDVYVWSLQDLAQPPQRIHLQDCSEINCMIRVKKQIWVGATGLSQGRLKGKIYVMDAERRTVEKELAAHTDTVKTLCSAEDRYVLSGAGREEGKIAIWKVE; encoded by the exons GTCGCCCAGAGGAAGGGCGTCAAGGGCCCGTCTTCTCTGGATCCGGCGGTGCTGTCAGTCTTCGTGCCTCCTTTTGTCATGAAGGAGGACAGTCAGCTGGCCGGCATGAACTGCACGACTCTGGGTAAGAACAGGAAGCGCTCCTTccggaagaagagagagaggcccAGAGCGGAGCTGGGGAAGGGTGTCCCCGGCGGCCCCAGGGGCCCGGACCCTGAGGACGTGAGCATCCCCAACGGCGTGGACCTGCTGGCTCTGCCACAGCTCTGCTTCCCAG GGGGATTGTGTGTGGCCTCTGAGCCCAGAGAGGACTGCGTCCACTTTCTGGTGCTGACCGACGTCTGCGGCAACAGAACCTATGGCGTGGTGGCACAGTACTACCGACCCCTGCAC GACGAGTACTGCTTCTACAACGGCAAGACGCATTGGGAGGCGTCGGGGCTGGGTGGGAGTGCGGCCGGCTGCTTCGTGCCCTTCGCGGTGTGCGTGGTCTCCAGGTTCCCCTATTACAACGCCCTCAAGGACTGTCTCTCCTG TTTATTGACTCATCTGAAGTTCTGTAAAGATTTCGAAGTTGACAATCACATAAAAGATTTTGCTGCAAAGCTGTGTTTAATACCTAGCCCACCACCTGGACCACTCCATTTG ATATTTAACATGAAACCACTACAGATCGTGTTTCCCTCGAGAGCGGACCCCGAGAGCCCCCTCATCGACCTGGACCTTCACCTGCCCCTGCTGTGCTTCAGACCTGAGAAGGTGCTACAG ATCCTCGCCTGCCTCCTGACGGAGCAGCGCGTCGTGTTCTTCTCGTCCAGCTGGGCTCTGCTGACGCTCGTGGCCGAGTGCTTCATGGCctacctgcaccccctgcagtggcagcacACCTTCGTGCCCATCCTGTCCGGGCAGATGCTGGACTTCCTCATGGCGCCCACCTCCTTCCTCATGGGCTGCCACCTTGACCACTTTGAGGAGGTCAGCAAG GAAGCTGATGGTTTAATTTTGATAAACATCGACAATGGGAACATCACCTACTCTAATGATGAGGAGGTTGATGTTCCTGACATCCCTCTCCTGGCTGCACAGACGTTTATTCAGAG GGTCCAGAGCCTTCAGCTGCACCACGAGCTGGACCTGGCTCACCTCTGCACCAGCACGGACGTGAACGAGGGCCGGGCCTCCAGGCGGGCCTGGCAGCAGCAGCTCAACTGCCAGATCCAGCAGATGACCCTGCAGCTGCTCGTCAGCATCTTCAG GGAAGTGAAGAATCACTTGAATTATGAACACAGAGTGTTCAATAGTGAAGAGTTTCTCAAAACAAGAGCTCTAGGGGACCAGCAGTTTTATAAGCAG GTCCTGGATACATACATGTTTCATGCCTTCCTCAAGGCCCGGCTCAGCAGAAGGATGGACGCCTTTGCCCAGATGGACCTCCACACGCAGTCCGAGGAGGACAG GATAAACGGGATGCTCCTGAGTCCGAGGAGACCCACGATTGAGAAGATGGCCAGCCGGAAGTCCTCAGCCCCACATGCAGCCCACCGGCGCATGGTGGTCAGCATGCCCAACCTGCAGGACATCACGGTGCCCGAGCTGCCACCCCGGAACTCGTCGCTTCGGAAGATACAGACCATGGAGTGCGGGAGCAGCTGCACAG TTCTGGACGTGCCCCCTAAGTCGACACACACCTTCAAGATCCCGGAAATCCACTTCCCGCTGGTGGCCCAGTGCGTGCAGGCGTTCTACACGGACTGCGTGGCCCAGCTGAGCAAGGCAATGGGCTCGCTGGCCCCCGAGAACTCGGTGCTGCTGGCCAGGTACTTCTACCTCCGGGGGCTGGTGCAGCTGATGCAGGGCCACCTGCTGGGCGCCCTGCTGGACTTCCAGAGCCTGTACAAGACCGACATGCGCATCTTCCCTGCTGACCTCGTCCAGACGACCGTGGAGTCCCTGTCGGCGCCCGAGCGCACGCAGGCTGAGCGCACGCCCGAGCTGCGCCGGCTCATCAGCGAGGTCATGGACAGGCCCGTGGACACTCCCAAGGCCGACGACCGTGTCAAGAACTTCGAGCTGCCCAAGAAGCACATGCAGCTGGACGACTTCGTGAAGAGGGtgcaggagtcaggcatcgtgaaGGACGCTGGCGTCATACACCGGCTGTTCGAGGCGCTGACTGTAG GACACCAGAAACAGATTGACCCAGAAACGTTCAAAGATTTCTACAACTGCTGGAAGGAGGCAGAAGCAGAGGCGCAGGAGGTCAGCCTGCCTTTGTCGGTGATGGAGCAGCTGGACAAAAACGAGTGTGTGTACAAGCTGTCGCGCTCTGTCAAGACGAATCGCGGGGTGGGCAAGATTGCCATGACCCAGAAGCGCCTGTTCCTCCTCACGGAGGGGCGGCCGGGCTACGTGGAGATCTCCACCTTCAGGAACATAGAG GATGTCAGAAGCACCATGGCCACTTTTCTGCTCCTGAGAATTCccactttaaaaatcaaaacggCGTCCAAGAAAGAAGTCTTTGAGGCTAACCTCAAGACGGAGTGCGACCTCTGGCACCTGATGGTGAAGGAGATGTGGGCCGGGAGGAAGCTGGCCGACGACCACAAG GACCCCCAGTACGTACAGCAGGCGCTGACCCACATTCTCTTGATGGATGCAGTCGTCGGCACGCTGCAGTCACCGGGAGCCATCTATGCGGCCTCCAAGTTGTCCTACTTTGATAGGATGAAGAATGAAA TGCCCATGGCAGTTCCAAAGACAACCTCGGAAACCCTGAAACACAAGATCAACCCCTCAGCGGGGGAGACCGCCCCACAGGCCATCGATGTGCTGCTCTACACCCCAG GGCATCTTGACCCAGCGGAAAAAGTGGAGGATGCTCACCCCAAATTATGGTGCGCGCTGAACGAGGGCAAGGTGATCGTGTTTGATGCTTCCTCCTGGACGATTCACCAGCACTGCTTTAGAGTGGGCACGTCTAGGCTG AACTGCATGGTGATGGCGGAGCAGAGCCAGGTGTGGGTCGGCTCGGAGGACTCGGTCATCTACATCATCAATATCCACAGCATGTCCTGCAACAAGCAGCTCACTGACCACCGCTCCAGCGTCACGGGCCTGGCTGTGCAGGACGGCGTGCAGGCGACCAG CACCGTGTACTCATGCAGCACTGACGGGACGGTCCTGGCCTGGAACGCAAGCTCCCTGAGGGTGACCGGCAGGTTCCAGGTGCCCGGTGGAGGGCTCTCGGCGATCAGACTGCACGGCGGCCGCCTCTGGTGCT GCACTGGAGACAGCATCCTGGTGGTGAACATGAATGGATCTCCTTGTCAAGAGCTGAAGATCGACGGGAGCTTTAAAGAGACAGGCACCTCCTTCCTGGGATTCCAGCTCATGCCCGAG CAGGAGCAGCTCTGGGCGGCCTGCGCCGGGTACCCCGACGTCTACGTCTGGAGCCTGCAGGACCTAGCCCAGCCCCCGCAGAGGATCCATCTCCAGGACTGCTCTGAGATCAACTGCATGATCAGGGTGAAGAAGCAG ATCTGGGTGGGCGCCACGGGGCTGTCACAGGGGCGGCTGAAGGGGAAGATCTATGTGATGGACGCGGAGAGGAGGACGGTGGAGAAGGAGCTGGCGGCCCACACGGACACGGTGAAGACGCTGTGCTCCGCGGAGGACAGATACGTGCTGAGCGGCGCCGGCCGTGAAGAGGGGAAGATCGCCATCTGGAAGGTCGAGTGA
- the DENND3 gene encoding DENN domain-containing protein 3 isoform X2, which translates to MAEAAPHHPALPSGLLELCALLGAPRDSLPSPEQRLNNNRGCLMLCGEGLFAPLTVDCDLFQELFHREVAQRKGVKGPSSLDPAVLSVFVPPFVMKEDSQLAGMNCTTLGKNRKRSFRKKRERPRAELGKGVPGGPRGPDPEDVSIPNGVDLLALPQLCFPGGLCVASEPREDCVHFLVLTDVCGNRTYGVVAQYYRPLHDEYCFYNGKTHWEASGLGGSAAGCFVPFAVCVVSRFPYYNALKDCLSCLLTHLKFCKDFEVDNHIKDFAAKLCLIPSPPPGPLHLIFNMKPLQIVFPSRADPESPLIDLDLHLPLLCFRPEKVLQILACLLTEQRVVFFSSSWALLTLVAECFMAYLHPLQWQHTFVPILSGQMLDFLMAPTSFLMGCHLDHFEEVSKEADGLILINIDNGNITYSNDEEVDVPDIPLLAAQTFIQRVQSLQLHHELDLAHLCTSTDVNEGRASRRAWQQQLNCQIQQMTLQLLVSIFREVKNHLNYEHRVFNSEEFLKTRALGDQQFYKQVLDTYMFHAFLKARLSRRMDAFAQMDLHTQSEEDRINGMLLSPRRPTIEKMASRKSSAPHAAHRRMVVSMPNLQDITVPELPPRNSSLRKIQTMECGSSCTVLDVPPKSTHTFKIPEIHFPLVAQCVQAFYTDCVAQLSKAMGSLAPENSVLLARYFYLRGLVQLMQGHLLGALLDFQSLYKTDMRIFPADLVQTTVESLSAPERTQAERTPELRRLISEVMDRPVDTPKADDRVKNFELPKKHMQLDDFVKRVQESGIVKDAGVIHRLFEALTVGHQKQIDPETFKDFYNCWKEAEAEAQEVSLPLSVMEQLDKNECVYKLSRSVKTNRGVGKIAMTQKRLFLLTEGRPGYVEISTFRNIEDVRSTMATFLLLRIPTLKIKTASKKEVFEANLKTECDLWHLMVKEMWAGRKLADDHKDPQYVQQALTHILLMDAVVGTLQSPGAIYAASKLSYFDRMKNEMPMAVPKTTSETLKHKINPSAGETAPQAIDVLLYTPGHLDPAEKVEDAHPKLWCALNEGKVIVFDASSWTIHQHCFRVGTSRLNCMVMAEQSQVWVGSEDSVIYIINIHSMSCNKQLTDHRSSVTGLAVQDGVQATSTVYSCSTDGTVLAWNASSLRVTGRFQVPGGGLSAIRLHGGRLWCCTGDSILVVNMNGSPCQELKIDGSFKETGTSFLGFQLMPEEQLWAACAGYPDVYVWSLQDLAQPPQRIHLQDCSEINCMIRVKKQIWVGATGLSQGRLKGKIYVMDAERRTVEKELAAHTDTVKTLCSAEDRYVLSGAGREEGKIAIWKVE; encoded by the exons GTCGCCCAGAGGAAGGGCGTCAAGGGCCCGTCTTCTCTGGATCCGGCGGTGCTGTCAGTCTTCGTGCCTCCTTTTGTCATGAAGGAGGACAGTCAGCTGGCCGGCATGAACTGCACGACTCTGGGTAAGAACAGGAAGCGCTCCTTccggaagaagagagagaggcccAGAGCGGAGCTGGGGAAGGGTGTCCCCGGCGGCCCCAGGGGCCCGGACCCTGAGGACGTGAGCATCCCCAACGGCGTGGACCTGCTGGCTCTGCCACAGCTCTGCTTCCCAG GGGGATTGTGTGTGGCCTCTGAGCCCAGAGAGGACTGCGTCCACTTTCTGGTGCTGACCGACGTCTGCGGCAACAGAACCTATGGCGTGGTGGCACAGTACTACCGACCCCTGCAC GACGAGTACTGCTTCTACAACGGCAAGACGCATTGGGAGGCGTCGGGGCTGGGTGGGAGTGCGGCCGGCTGCTTCGTGCCCTTCGCGGTGTGCGTGGTCTCCAGGTTCCCCTATTACAACGCCCTCAAGGACTGTCTCTCCTG TTTATTGACTCATCTGAAGTTCTGTAAAGATTTCGAAGTTGACAATCACATAAAAGATTTTGCTGCAAAGCTGTGTTTAATACCTAGCCCACCACCTGGACCACTCCATTTG ATATTTAACATGAAACCACTACAGATCGTGTTTCCCTCGAGAGCGGACCCCGAGAGCCCCCTCATCGACCTGGACCTTCACCTGCCCCTGCTGTGCTTCAGACCTGAGAAGGTGCTACAG ATCCTCGCCTGCCTCCTGACGGAGCAGCGCGTCGTGTTCTTCTCGTCCAGCTGGGCTCTGCTGACGCTCGTGGCCGAGTGCTTCATGGCctacctgcaccccctgcagtggcagcacACCTTCGTGCCCATCCTGTCCGGGCAGATGCTGGACTTCCTCATGGCGCCCACCTCCTTCCTCATGGGCTGCCACCTTGACCACTTTGAGGAGGTCAGCAAG GAAGCTGATGGTTTAATTTTGATAAACATCGACAATGGGAACATCACCTACTCTAATGATGAGGAGGTTGATGTTCCTGACATCCCTCTCCTGGCTGCACAGACGTTTATTCAGAG GGTCCAGAGCCTTCAGCTGCACCACGAGCTGGACCTGGCTCACCTCTGCACCAGCACGGACGTGAACGAGGGCCGGGCCTCCAGGCGGGCCTGGCAGCAGCAGCTCAACTGCCAGATCCAGCAGATGACCCTGCAGCTGCTCGTCAGCATCTTCAG GGAAGTGAAGAATCACTTGAATTATGAACACAGAGTGTTCAATAGTGAAGAGTTTCTCAAAACAAGAGCTCTAGGGGACCAGCAGTTTTATAAGCAG GTCCTGGATACATACATGTTTCATGCCTTCCTCAAGGCCCGGCTCAGCAGAAGGATGGACGCCTTTGCCCAGATGGACCTCCACACGCAGTCCGAGGAGGACAG GATAAACGGGATGCTCCTGAGTCCGAGGAGACCCACGATTGAGAAGATGGCCAGCCGGAAGTCCTCAGCCCCACATGCAGCCCACCGGCGCATGGTGGTCAGCATGCCCAACCTGCAGGACATCACGGTGCCCGAGCTGCCACCCCGGAACTCGTCGCTTCGGAAGATACAGACCATGGAGTGCGGGAGCAGCTGCACAG TTCTGGACGTGCCCCCTAAGTCGACACACACCTTCAAGATCCCGGAAATCCACTTCCCGCTGGTGGCCCAGTGCGTGCAGGCGTTCTACACGGACTGCGTGGCCCAGCTGAGCAAGGCAATGGGCTCGCTGGCCCCCGAGAACTCGGTGCTGCTGGCCAGGTACTTCTACCTCCGGGGGCTGGTGCAGCTGATGCAGGGCCACCTGCTGGGCGCCCTGCTGGACTTCCAGAGCCTGTACAAGACCGACATGCGCATCTTCCCTGCTGACCTCGTCCAGACGACCGTGGAGTCCCTGTCGGCGCCCGAGCGCACGCAGGCTGAGCGCACGCCCGAGCTGCGCCGGCTCATCAGCGAGGTCATGGACAGGCCCGTGGACACTCCCAAGGCCGACGACCGTGTCAAGAACTTCGAGCTGCCCAAGAAGCACATGCAGCTGGACGACTTCGTGAAGAGGGtgcaggagtcaggcatcgtgaaGGACGCTGGCGTCATACACCGGCTGTTCGAGGCGCTGACTGTAG GACACCAGAAACAGATTGACCCAGAAACGTTCAAAGATTTCTACAACTGCTGGAAGGAGGCAGAAGCAGAGGCGCAGGAGGTCAGCCTGCCTTTGTCGGTGATGGAGCAGCTGGACAAAAACGAGTGTGTGTACAAGCTGTCGCGCTCTGTCAAGACGAATCGCGGGGTGGGCAAGATTGCCATGACCCAGAAGCGCCTGTTCCTCCTCACGGAGGGGCGGCCGGGCTACGTGGAGATCTCCACCTTCAGGAACATAGAG GATGTCAGAAGCACCATGGCCACTTTTCTGCTCCTGAGAATTCccactttaaaaatcaaaacggCGTCCAAGAAAGAAGTCTTTGAGGCTAACCTCAAGACGGAGTGCGACCTCTGGCACCTGATGGTGAAGGAGATGTGGGCCGGGAGGAAGCTGGCCGACGACCACAAG GACCCCCAGTACGTACAGCAGGCGCTGACCCACATTCTCTTGATGGATGCAGTCGTCGGCACGCTGCAGTCACCGGGAGCCATCTATGCGGCCTCCAAGTTGTCCTACTTTGATAGGATGAAGAATGAAA TGCCCATGGCAGTTCCAAAGACAACCTCGGAAACCCTGAAACACAAGATCAACCCCTCAGCGGGGGAGACCGCCCCACAGGCCATCGATGTGCTGCTCTACACCCCAG GGCATCTTGACCCAGCGGAAAAAGTGGAGGATGCTCACCCCAAATTATGGTGCGCGCTGAACGAGGGCAAGGTGATCGTGTTTGATGCTTCCTCCTGGACGATTCACCAGCACTGCTTTAGAGTGGGCACGTCTAGGCTG AACTGCATGGTGATGGCGGAGCAGAGCCAGGTGTGGGTCGGCTCGGAGGACTCGGTCATCTACATCATCAATATCCACAGCATGTCCTGCAACAAGCAGCTCACTGACCACCGCTCCAGCGTCACGGGCCTGGCTGTGCAGGACGGCGTGCAGGCGACCAG CACCGTGTACTCATGCAGCACTGACGGGACGGTCCTGGCCTGGAACGCAAGCTCCCTGAGGGTGACCGGCAGGTTCCAGGTGCCCGGTGGAGGGCTCTCGGCGATCAGACTGCACGGCGGCCGCCTCTGGTGCT GCACTGGAGACAGCATCCTGGTGGTGAACATGAATGGATCTCCTTGTCAAGAGCTGAAGATCGACGGGAGCTTTAAAGAGACAGGCACCTCCTTCCTGGGATTCCAGCTCATGCCCGAG GAGCAGCTCTGGGCGGCCTGCGCCGGGTACCCCGACGTCTACGTCTGGAGCCTGCAGGACCTAGCCCAGCCCCCGCAGAGGATCCATCTCCAGGACTGCTCTGAGATCAACTGCATGATCAGGGTGAAGAAGCAG ATCTGGGTGGGCGCCACGGGGCTGTCACAGGGGCGGCTGAAGGGGAAGATCTATGTGATGGACGCGGAGAGGAGGACGGTGGAGAAGGAGCTGGCGGCCCACACGGACACGGTGAAGACGCTGTGCTCCGCGGAGGACAGATACGTGCTGAGCGGCGCCGGCCGTGAAGAGGGGAAGATCGCCATCTGGAAGGTCGAGTGA